GCCAGCGTGTGCAGGGAGGCGCCGTAATACAGGGCTTCGGCGGCGGCGCGGTCCAGGCGCTTCCCGGCCAGGGAAAGGGCCGCGGCCTCCTTCACTTCGGGGCTTTCATCAAAGGCGCTGTGCGCCGGACGGAACTGCTGGTCGCTCATGCGCGGGCCTCCTCGGTCGGGACGGTATGGAAGATGGCGTTGCGCCGCACGGGCGTGAAGCCCGCTTCACGGATCATGAATTCCAGCTCCTTGAGGGTCAGGCCCTGGGCGGAACCGGCACCGGCCATATGGCCGATGTGCTCTTCCACCACGGTGCCGTCCAGGTCGTCGGCGCCGTACCAGAGGGCCGTCTGGGCCAGCTTGGTGCCCATCATGATCCAGTAGGCCTTGATGTGGGGGATGTTGTCCAGCATCAGGCGCGAGACGGCCACGGTGCGCAGCTGGTCGAGACCGCGCACGGGGCCGAGCTTTTCCTCAGGCAGCTTGAGCCTGCTGTTCTCGGTCAGGAAGGGCAGGGGGATGAAGCAGGTGAACCCGCCGCTTTTGTCCTGCTGTTCGCGCAGGCGGCAGAGATGGTCCACGCGCATGGCACAGGTCTCCAGATGGCCGTAGAGCATGGTGCAGTTGGTCTTGATGCCCAGGCTGTGGGCCTCGCCGGAGATGCGCAGCCACTCGGCGGAACCGGCCTTGTGGGGGCAGATACGGGCGCGCAGGTCTTCGTCGAAGATCTCGGCGCCGCCGCCGGGCATCATGACCAGACCGGCGTCCTTGAGGCGCTGCAGCACTTCGAGGGTGGAACAGCCTTCCATCCTGGCGAAGTGGGCGATCTCCACCGGGGTGAAGGCCTTGATGAGCAGGCCGGGATTGAGTTCGCGCGCGGCACGCAGGGTGTCCAGGAACCACTGGAAAGGACGGGTGGGATGGCAGCCGCCCACGATGTGCAGCTCGTCCAGATGCAGGGGCGTGGCATCAGCGGCGCGCAGGCGCTCCAGCACTTCTTCGGTACTCAGGCAGAAAGCCCCCTGGTCTTCTTCGCTGTCGCGGCGGAAGGCGCAGAACACGCAGCCGTTGACGCAGACATTGGTATAATTTATTTGGCGGTTGACCACATACGAGGTCTTGTCCCCGTGCATGCGGCAACGCGCATGGTGGGCCAGGGCGCCCACGGCGGTGATGTCGGGGCAGGCGAAAAGCGCCATGCCGTCTTCGGCGCTCAGGCGCTGGCCGGCAAGGACCTTGTCCAGAACGTCGGCAAGCCCGAGGCTTGCGTAATAGGAAGCATCCAGCATAATGGGTATCCTCAGATGATGATTGGCCGAAGGCCGGAACAGCGCAATATATGTTCCAGCCTCGCTGCCTGTCAAACTGTTGTGCCGGATCA
This is a stretch of genomic DNA from Desulfovibrio piger. It encodes these proteins:
- the mqnE gene encoding aminofutalosine synthase MqnE, with translation MLDASYYASLGLADVLDKVLAGQRLSAEDGMALFACPDITAVGALAHHARCRMHGDKTSYVVNRQINYTNVCVNGCVFCAFRRDSEEDQGAFCLSTEEVLERLRAADATPLHLDELHIVGGCHPTRPFQWFLDTLRAARELNPGLLIKAFTPVEIAHFARMEGCSTLEVLQRLKDAGLVMMPGGGAEIFDEDLRARICPHKAGSAEWLRISGEAHSLGIKTNCTMLYGHLETCAMRVDHLCRLREQQDKSGGFTCFIPLPFLTENSRLKLPEEKLGPVRGLDQLRTVAVSRLMLDNIPHIKAYWIMMGTKLAQTALWYGADDLDGTVVEEHIGHMAGAGSAQGLTLKELEFMIREAGFTPVRRNAIFHTVPTEEARA